In a genomic window of Drosophila takahashii strain IR98-3 E-12201 chromosome 3L, DtakHiC1v2, whole genome shotgun sequence:
- the LOC108054917 gene encoding uncharacterized protein isoform X2: MAGRRHLLLILLLVLQLIATTPASRSLSVNGNNIWRRVRLVTSQETDRNAYQVLKPSSRNATSTTTSTSTTTSTTTTTTPAAPQSQRSAKQLDLNFPGGNVSSAARLEMSTEFFVVPTLSASSSSSTTSTTTTATPRRSLGAKARAAGTTTTGRVAPGGGSNSTPPSIVSTHLPFAGLRKEPWVVPVLVLATLTMLMMAAFEIFVLFKAWRTSPSRRHLFLGQMLLLGLFACASLGAIITAQPTLLSCGAIRFGVGVSYALVFAALLVKCVFLISLNGGVYLPAPYQGLLLLFALLIQVAIGGQWLLTQPPEVYTTSVPVMGSGFLSTTVASQTNYSALFYPTSYTTLDGTPEIYTRIAAVSTVLIPLCKTQFSELLFSLIYIVFLIVFIAVLAIKSRGIRDNYREATYIGLAIGGAIPIWLGWMLCGLAVAERHKDACVAFGLVATSATVFLVMFMPKGRQLAAMGKEGLYVEDREEQFSSLSRAGSGYSPSFFHFKPIKYGVMSGCGLPNSASNTGQGLSSKHCSSANNGGAHLSPHPFCYYPPAPPPPLPPQPPPPQQAAPPTLTPLTLKQLGNSLTSMTQAAQLAKTLRYAPGMFIRPDETNLYTTLEPTLSSNPNVYFQRSGAVHPGILY, from the exons ATGGCCGGCAGACGCCACCTGCTGCTGATCCTGCTGCTGGTCCTGCAGCTGATCGCCACCACGCCGGCGTCGCGCAGCCTCAGCGTGAATGGCAACAACATTTGGCGGCGGGTGCGACTGGTGACCAGCCAGGAGACCGATCGCAATGCCTACCAGGTGCTCAAGCCGAGCAGCCGGAATGCCACCAGTACCACTACCAGTACAAGCACCACCACCTCCACCACCACAACCACCACTCCGGCAGCTCCTCAGTCCCAGCGGTCTGCCAAGCAATTGGATCTCAACTTTCCGGGCGGAAATGTCTCGAGTGCCGCCCGCCTGGAAATGTCCACGGAATTCTTTGTGGTGCCCACGCTATCAGCCAGTAGTTCCAGCAGCACCACGTCCACCACCACAACAGCCACGCCGCGGCGGAGTTTGGGGGCCAAGGCGCGAGCAGcgggcaccaccaccaccggccGGGTGGCTCCGGGGGGAGGCTCCAACAGCACCCCGCCCAGCATAGTGTCCACCCACCTGCCCTTCGCGGGACTGCGCAAGGAGCCGTGGGTGGTGCCGGTGCTGGTCCTGGCCACCCTCACCATGCTCATGATGGCCGCCTTCGAGATCTTCGTGCTCTTCAAAGCCTGGCGCACGTCGCCCTCGCGCAGGCACCTCTTCCTGGGCCAGATGCTGCTCCTGGGCCTGTTCGCCTGCGCCAGCTTGGGGGCCATCATCACGGCCCAGCCCACGCTGCTCAGCTGTGGGGCAATCCGCTTCGGGGTGGGCGTGTCCTACGCCCTCGTCTTCGCCGCCCTGCTGGTCAAGTGCGTCTTCCTGATCAGCCTGAACGGAGGCGTCTACCTGCCGGCCCCCTACCAGGGACTGCTGCTCCTCTTCGCGCTGCTCATCCAGGTGGCCATCGGGGGCCAGTGGCTGCTCACCCAGCCGCCGGAGGTCTACACCACCAGTGTGCCCGTGATGGGCAGCGGCTTCCTCAGCACCACCGTGGCCTCGCAGACCAACTACTCGGCGCTCTTCTACCCCACGTCCTACACCACGCTGGACGGGACTCCGGAGATCTACACCCGGATAGCGGCGGTCAGCACCGTGCTGATCCCGCTCTGCAAGACGCAGTTCTCGGAGCTGCTCTTCTCGCTGATCTACATCGTCTTCCTGATCGTCTTCATCGCCGTGCTGGCCATCAAGTCGCGCGGCATCCGGGACAACTACAGGGAGGCCACCTACATCGGCCTGGCCATCGGAGGAGCCATCCCCATCTGGCTGGGCTGGATGCTGTGCGGACTGGCCGTGGCCGAGAGGCACAAGGATGCCTGCGTGGCCTTCGGCCTGGTGGCCACCTCCGCCACCGTCTTCCTGGTGATGTTCATGCCCAAGGGCAGGCAGCTGGCGGCCATGGGCAAGGAGGGGCTCTACGTGGAGGACCGCGAGGAGCAGTTCAGCTCCCTGAGCCGCGCCGGATCCGGCTACTCGCCCTCGTTCTTCCACTTCAAGCCCATCAAGTACGGCGTGATGAGTGGCTGCGGCCTGCCCAACTCGGCCTCCAATACGGGCCAGGGACTCAGCTCCAAGCACTGCTCCAGTGCCAACAACGGAGGTG CACACCTGAGTCCGCACCCGTTCTGCTATTATCCTCCCGCACCACCTCCACCACTGCCACCGCAACCACCGCCACCACAGCAAGCCGCACCGCCCACGCTCACGCCGTTGACCCTCAAACAGTTGGGCAACTCGCTAACCTCCATGACACAAGCGGCGCAATTGGCCAAAACGTTGCGCTATGCGCCAG GCATGTTTATACGACCCGACGAAACGAATCTCTACACGACGCTGGAGCCCACGTTGAGCAGCAATCCGAATGTGTACTTCCAGCGCAGCGGGGCCGTTCATCCCGGCATCCTGTACTGA
- the LOC108054917 gene encoding uncharacterized protein isoform X3 produces the protein MAGRRHLLLILLLVLQLIATTPASRSLSVNGNNIWRRVRLVTSQETDRNAYQVLKPSSRNATSTTTSTSTTTSTTTTTTPAAPQSQRSAKQLDLNFPGGNVSSAARLEMSTEFFVVPTLSASSSSSTTSTTTTATPRRSLGAKARAAGTTTTGRVAPGGGSNSTPPSIVSTHLPFAGLRKEPWVVPVLVLATLTMLMMAAFEIFVLFKAWRTSPSRRHLFLGQMLLLGLFACASLGAIITAQPTLLSCGAIRFGVGVSYALVFAALLVKCVFLISLNGGVYLPAPYQGLLLLFALLIQVAIGGQWLLTQPPEVYTTSVPVMGSGFLSTTVASQTNYSALFYPTSYTTLDGTPEIYTRIAAVSTVLIPLCKTQFSELLFSLIYIVFLIVFIAVLAIKSRGIRDNYREATYIGLAIGGAIPIWLGWMLCGLAVAERHKDACVAFGLVATSATVFLVMFMPKGRQLAAMGKEGLYVEDREEQFSSLSRAGSGYSPSFFHFKPIKYGVMSGCGLPNSASNTGQGLSSKHCSSANNGGGMFIRPDETNLYTTLEPTLSSNPNVYFQRSGAVHPGILY, from the exons ATGGCCGGCAGACGCCACCTGCTGCTGATCCTGCTGCTGGTCCTGCAGCTGATCGCCACCACGCCGGCGTCGCGCAGCCTCAGCGTGAATGGCAACAACATTTGGCGGCGGGTGCGACTGGTGACCAGCCAGGAGACCGATCGCAATGCCTACCAGGTGCTCAAGCCGAGCAGCCGGAATGCCACCAGTACCACTACCAGTACAAGCACCACCACCTCCACCACCACAACCACCACTCCGGCAGCTCCTCAGTCCCAGCGGTCTGCCAAGCAATTGGATCTCAACTTTCCGGGCGGAAATGTCTCGAGTGCCGCCCGCCTGGAAATGTCCACGGAATTCTTTGTGGTGCCCACGCTATCAGCCAGTAGTTCCAGCAGCACCACGTCCACCACCACAACAGCCACGCCGCGGCGGAGTTTGGGGGCCAAGGCGCGAGCAGcgggcaccaccaccaccggccGGGTGGCTCCGGGGGGAGGCTCCAACAGCACCCCGCCCAGCATAGTGTCCACCCACCTGCCCTTCGCGGGACTGCGCAAGGAGCCGTGGGTGGTGCCGGTGCTGGTCCTGGCCACCCTCACCATGCTCATGATGGCCGCCTTCGAGATCTTCGTGCTCTTCAAAGCCTGGCGCACGTCGCCCTCGCGCAGGCACCTCTTCCTGGGCCAGATGCTGCTCCTGGGCCTGTTCGCCTGCGCCAGCTTGGGGGCCATCATCACGGCCCAGCCCACGCTGCTCAGCTGTGGGGCAATCCGCTTCGGGGTGGGCGTGTCCTACGCCCTCGTCTTCGCCGCCCTGCTGGTCAAGTGCGTCTTCCTGATCAGCCTGAACGGAGGCGTCTACCTGCCGGCCCCCTACCAGGGACTGCTGCTCCTCTTCGCGCTGCTCATCCAGGTGGCCATCGGGGGCCAGTGGCTGCTCACCCAGCCGCCGGAGGTCTACACCACCAGTGTGCCCGTGATGGGCAGCGGCTTCCTCAGCACCACCGTGGCCTCGCAGACCAACTACTCGGCGCTCTTCTACCCCACGTCCTACACCACGCTGGACGGGACTCCGGAGATCTACACCCGGATAGCGGCGGTCAGCACCGTGCTGATCCCGCTCTGCAAGACGCAGTTCTCGGAGCTGCTCTTCTCGCTGATCTACATCGTCTTCCTGATCGTCTTCATCGCCGTGCTGGCCATCAAGTCGCGCGGCATCCGGGACAACTACAGGGAGGCCACCTACATCGGCCTGGCCATCGGAGGAGCCATCCCCATCTGGCTGGGCTGGATGCTGTGCGGACTGGCCGTGGCCGAGAGGCACAAGGATGCCTGCGTGGCCTTCGGCCTGGTGGCCACCTCCGCCACCGTCTTCCTGGTGATGTTCATGCCCAAGGGCAGGCAGCTGGCGGCCATGGGCAAGGAGGGGCTCTACGTGGAGGACCGCGAGGAGCAGTTCAGCTCCCTGAGCCGCGCCGGATCCGGCTACTCGCCCTCGTTCTTCCACTTCAAGCCCATCAAGTACGGCGTGATGAGTGGCTGCGGCCTGCCCAACTCGGCCTCCAATACGGGCCAGGGACTCAGCTCCAAGCACTGCTCCAGTGCCAACAACGGAGGTG GCATGTTTATACGACCCGACGAAACGAATCTCTACACGACGCTGGAGCCCACGTTGAGCAGCAATCCGAATGTGTACTTCCAGCGCAGCGGGGCCGTTCATCCCGGCATCCTGTACTGA
- the LOC108054917 gene encoding uncharacterized protein isoform X1 codes for MAGRRHLLLILLLVLQLIATTPASRSLSVNGNNIWRRVRLVTSQETDRNAYQVLKPSSRNATSTTTSTSTTTSTTTTTTPAAPQSQRSAKQLDLNFPGGNVSSAARLEMSTEFFVVPTLSASSSSSTTSTTTTATPRRSLGAKARAAGTTTTGRVAPGGGSNSTPPSIVSTHLPFAGLRKEPWVVPVLVLATLTMLMMAAFEIFVLFKAWRTSPSRRHLFLGQMLLLGLFACASLGAIITAQPTLLSCGAIRFGVGVSYALVFAALLVKCVFLISLNGGVYLPAPYQGLLLLFALLIQVAIGGQWLLTQPPEVYTTSVPVMGSGFLSTTVASQTNYSALFYPTSYTTLDGTPEIYTRIAAVSTVLIPLCKTQFSELLFSLIYIVFLIVFIAVLAIKSRGIRDNYREATYIGLAIGGAIPIWLGWMLCGLAVAERHKDACVAFGLVATSATVFLVMFMPKGRQLAAMGKEGLYVEDREEQFSSLSRAGSGYSPSFFHFKPIKYGVMSGCGLPNSASNTGQGLSSKHCSSANNGGDRVALVTAAPPSYTRMYHYFPAHLSPHPFCYYPPAPPPPLPPQPPPPQQAAPPTLTPLTLKQLGNSLTSMTQAAQLAKTLRYAPGMFIRPDETNLYTTLEPTLSSNPNVYFQRSGAVHPGILY; via the exons ATGGCCGGCAGACGCCACCTGCTGCTGATCCTGCTGCTGGTCCTGCAGCTGATCGCCACCACGCCGGCGTCGCGCAGCCTCAGCGTGAATGGCAACAACATTTGGCGGCGGGTGCGACTGGTGACCAGCCAGGAGACCGATCGCAATGCCTACCAGGTGCTCAAGCCGAGCAGCCGGAATGCCACCAGTACCACTACCAGTACAAGCACCACCACCTCCACCACCACAACCACCACTCCGGCAGCTCCTCAGTCCCAGCGGTCTGCCAAGCAATTGGATCTCAACTTTCCGGGCGGAAATGTCTCGAGTGCCGCCCGCCTGGAAATGTCCACGGAATTCTTTGTGGTGCCCACGCTATCAGCCAGTAGTTCCAGCAGCACCACGTCCACCACCACAACAGCCACGCCGCGGCGGAGTTTGGGGGCCAAGGCGCGAGCAGcgggcaccaccaccaccggccGGGTGGCTCCGGGGGGAGGCTCCAACAGCACCCCGCCCAGCATAGTGTCCACCCACCTGCCCTTCGCGGGACTGCGCAAGGAGCCGTGGGTGGTGCCGGTGCTGGTCCTGGCCACCCTCACCATGCTCATGATGGCCGCCTTCGAGATCTTCGTGCTCTTCAAAGCCTGGCGCACGTCGCCCTCGCGCAGGCACCTCTTCCTGGGCCAGATGCTGCTCCTGGGCCTGTTCGCCTGCGCCAGCTTGGGGGCCATCATCACGGCCCAGCCCACGCTGCTCAGCTGTGGGGCAATCCGCTTCGGGGTGGGCGTGTCCTACGCCCTCGTCTTCGCCGCCCTGCTGGTCAAGTGCGTCTTCCTGATCAGCCTGAACGGAGGCGTCTACCTGCCGGCCCCCTACCAGGGACTGCTGCTCCTCTTCGCGCTGCTCATCCAGGTGGCCATCGGGGGCCAGTGGCTGCTCACCCAGCCGCCGGAGGTCTACACCACCAGTGTGCCCGTGATGGGCAGCGGCTTCCTCAGCACCACCGTGGCCTCGCAGACCAACTACTCGGCGCTCTTCTACCCCACGTCCTACACCACGCTGGACGGGACTCCGGAGATCTACACCCGGATAGCGGCGGTCAGCACCGTGCTGATCCCGCTCTGCAAGACGCAGTTCTCGGAGCTGCTCTTCTCGCTGATCTACATCGTCTTCCTGATCGTCTTCATCGCCGTGCTGGCCATCAAGTCGCGCGGCATCCGGGACAACTACAGGGAGGCCACCTACATCGGCCTGGCCATCGGAGGAGCCATCCCCATCTGGCTGGGCTGGATGCTGTGCGGACTGGCCGTGGCCGAGAGGCACAAGGATGCCTGCGTGGCCTTCGGCCTGGTGGCCACCTCCGCCACCGTCTTCCTGGTGATGTTCATGCCCAAGGGCAGGCAGCTGGCGGCCATGGGCAAGGAGGGGCTCTACGTGGAGGACCGCGAGGAGCAGTTCAGCTCCCTGAGCCGCGCCGGATCCGGCTACTCGCCCTCGTTCTTCCACTTCAAGCCCATCAAGTACGGCGTGATGAGTGGCTGCGGCCTGCCCAACTCGGCCTCCAATACGGGCCAGGGACTCAGCTCCAAGCACTGCTCCAGTGCCAACAACGGAGGTG ATCGGGTTGCTTTGGTCACCGCCGCACCGCCGAGCTATACGCGTATGTATCACTATTTTCCAGCACACCTGAGTCCGCACCCGTTCTGCTATTATCCTCCCGCACCACCTCCACCACTGCCACCGCAACCACCGCCACCACAGCAAGCCGCACCGCCCACGCTCACGCCGTTGACCCTCAAACAGTTGGGCAACTCGCTAACCTCCATGACACAAGCGGCGCAATTGGCCAAAACGTTGCGCTATGCGCCAG GCATGTTTATACGACCCGACGAAACGAATCTCTACACGACGCTGGAGCCCACGTTGAGCAGCAATCCGAATGTGTACTTCCAGCGCAGCGGGGCCGTTCATCCCGGCATCCTGTACTGA
- the Sfp78E gene encoding uncharacterized protein Sfp78E: protein MNVCFALILIVVASVCIPVNSYSHLNEDMNKVSVKKTKDGWQCGGIMCPKKFTAYCTVTKILQPTEKVHTELLILCMDKNNKAKCGITRTRKGVIRELLEADEDGNTQYALVESISVEDGTRIPRCPFVPPIRS, encoded by the exons ATGAATGTTTGTTTCGCTTTGATTTTGATAGTAGTGGCTAGTGTATGCATTCCCGTGAACTCGTATTCACACTTAAATGAGGACATGAATAAAGTGTCAGTAAAGAAAACTAAGG ACGGATGGCAATGTGGCGGAATAATGTGCCCCAAAAAGTTTACAGCTTATTGTACAGTGACTAAAATTTTGCAGCCAACTGAAAAAGTTCACACCGAACTTCTTATTTTATGCAtggataaaaacaataaagcaAAGTGCGGCATAACGCGAACTCGAAAAGGCGTTATAAGGGAACTTTTAGAAGCGGACGAAGATGGAAATACGCAATATGCATTAGTAGAGAGTATTTCGGTCGAGGATGGGACAAGGATTCCAAGGTGCCCATTTGTACCTCCGATTCGGTCGTAG
- the LOC108054466 gene encoding myosin-10 — protein sequence MDSHCEGAAALADDSGHFSCTSDEGGGDPGSKPEPEREQSMFLVRQELLRSRSEVERLLKSEQWYKQELKSQKHSRLETLERLYAQERKYLMENQRLQQESLRLHTKCATLERQQEQGSPGPGTSPFKADSESPDSSFEAKQQEARLRDQRQLIDVLRKQKKMLLDDIQRLSLEHDEKLSELQQSLAGMELESKHMTGKCKQLLDLKSQMEHQLEIRSTALRSVTAEREQLRQVIAELNETLQTQEQLLAIKEQEFIDLKHYYQQKLTRESSMEIMHSYSLKFHEEINSKTSEIASLKNSLNELQSELMMMSQLKEQSEDQQRQLEQLQFTLQAQLLQEEQLRQSDALKLEQVENLTVSLAALQKEKESLKENLKGAQNTLKQLEQKVNALQEQYAEMCSKCEETKLQLELEKIEIGKLKQESSLRENELRERLQDYAAQCDELRKALVKAECRMNEQNKNAEIWQEQLKTIERSSQDNKQCQATQADLDNPILVQRIEDLELQLADVKTQKLQTVSLLQKLLLQQDAKIKSTNEMEADWLQLLEALQATQHLEIEMRTELQHKTIELEQLNELFAGQNDELQKLQKLSVAKDEENRLELQLLKETFQENLEIHSADSINLQRLQSQVKSLLEEREASARDERKAVECLRSLGQVLEMETGRRLPHIKSWPQLAKLLRKELRIGRVNNRKAEELPGLKIKLAEISGRHKQALSKIKYLEQTLAAERARFEASDSGKSTASSTPLEPAHEVANLIDDYKKLVQQTANETCRPRNSFILELIERSQQCQPNLCRLSEGVTACQTDMEELSRLLSAGRDQRRAEVMPSLMEELRAVAEHS from the exons ATGGATTCACACTGCGAGGGTGCTGCAGCTCTGGCTGATGACTCCGGCCACTTCAGCTGCACCAGCGACGAGGGAGGAGGCGATCCTGGGTCGAAGCCCGAGCCGGAACGTGAGCAATCGATGTTTCTTGTGAGGCAGGAGCTCCTTCGGTCGCGCAGCGAGGTGGAAAGACTCTTGAAGTCGGAGCAGTGGTACAAGCAGGAGCTCAAGTCCCAGAAGCACAGCAGACTGGAGACCCTGGAACGGTTGTACGCCCAGGAGCGAAAGTATCTGATGGAGAACCAAAGGCTGCAGCAGGAGTCGCTGCGTTTGCACACAAAGTGTGCCACTCTGGAgaggcagcaggagcagggatCTCCAGGGCCCGGCACATCTCCATTTAAGGCGGACTCGGAGTCCCCCGACTCATCCTTTGAGGCCAAGCAACAGGAGGCTCGCCTCCGGGATCAGCGCCAGTTGATAGACGTCCTCCGAAAGCAGAAAAAGATGCTCCTGGACGATATTCAGAGACTCAGCCTAGAGCACGACGAAAAGCTGTCGGAGCTGCAGCAATCTTTGGCCGGGATGGAACTGGAGAGCAAACACATGACGGGAAAGTGCAAGCAACTACTCGACCTGAAGAGCCAAATGGAGCACCAGCTGGAAATCAGAAGCACTGCGCTGCGCAGTGTCACCGCCGAGCGGGAGCAGCTCCGCCAGGTCATCGCCGAGCTGAACGAGACGCTGCAAACGCAGGAGCAACTGCTGGCGATAAAGGAGCAGGAGTTCATCGATCTGAAACACTACTACCAGCAAAAGTTGACTCGGGAAAGCAGCATGGAAATCATGCACTCGTATAGCCTGAAATTTCACGAAGAGATTAACAGCAAGACGAGTGAGATCGCCAGCCTGAAGAATTCCCTCAACGAGCTTCAGTCGGAGTTGATGATGATGTCCCAGTTAAAGGAACAAAGCGAAGATCAGCAGCGACAGCTGGAGCAGTTACAGTTCACTTTGCAGGCTCAACTTttgcaggaggagcagcttcGCCAAAGCGATGCTCTCAAGCTGGAGCAGGTGGAGAATTTAACAGTTTCTTTGGCTGCTTtgcaaaaggaaaaggaaagcctaaaagaaaatttgaaaGGTGCGCAAAATACTCTAAAACAGTTGGAGCAGAAAGTAAACGCCCTTCAGGAACAGTATGCCGAGATGTGTTCCAAGTGCGAAGAGACCAAACTGCAGTTGGAACTGGAGAAAATTGAGATTGGGAAACTAAAGCAGGAAAGTTCCCTTAGGGAAAATGAACTAAGGGAAAGACTCCAAGATTATGCAGCTCAGTGCGATGAGCTTAGGAAAGCGTTGGTAAAAGCTGAATGCCGAATGAATGAGCAAAACAAGAATGCAGAGATTTGGCAAGAGCAGCTGAAAACGATCGAACGATCAAGTCAAGACAATAAACAGTGCCAAGCGACCCAAGCAGACCTTGATAACCCGATTCTAGTCCAACGCATCGAGGATCTGGAACTGCAACTTGCCGATGTCAAGACCCAGAAATTGCAAACAGTCTCCCTGCTGCAAAAATTACTCCTGCAACAAGATGCCAAGATCAAGAGCACAAACGAAATGGAAGCTGACTGGCTACAACTTCTAGAGGCCCTGCAAGCCACTCAACACTTAGAGATAGAAATGCGGACGGAGCTCCAGCATAAGACTATTGAGTTGGAGCAACTAAACGAACTGTTTGCAGGACAAAATGATGAACTGCAGAAGCTGCAGAAATTGAGCGTGGCCAAGGACGAGGAGAATCGACTGGAGTTACAGTTGCTGAAGGAAACATTCCAAGAGAATCTGGAGATTCACTCCGCCGATTCGATAAACTTACAGCGGCTACAAAGCCAGGTAAAATCGTTGCTCGAGGAACGGGAAGCAAGTGCTCGAGATGAACGCAAGGCAGTGGAGTGCTTGCGATCCCTCGGTCAAGTtctggaaatggaaacgggTAGGCGGCTGCCACACATCAAAAGCTGGCCTCAGTTGGCCAAACTTTTGCGAAAGGAACTGCGAATCGGGAGAGTGAATAACCGAAAGGCTGAAGAGTTGCCTGGGCTCAAAATAAAGCTGGCTGAGATTAGCGGAAGGCATAAGCAAGCtttgtcaaaaattaag TATCTAGAGCAAACTTTGGCAGCTGAGCGAGCGCGTTTTGAGGCCTCAGACTCGGGAAAATCCACGGCCAGCTCCACACCCCTGGAACCAGCCCATGAGGTGGCTAATCTAATTGATGACTACAAGAAG CTCGTCCAACAAACCGCCAATGAGACATGTCGCCCACGCAATAGTTTCATTTTAGAGCTGATCGAGCGCAGTCAGCAGTGCCAACCGAATTTGTGCCGATTGAGTGAGGGTGTTACCGCCTGTCAGACTGATATGGAGGAGCTAAGCAGGCTGCTCAGTGCTGGTCGGGACCAGAGAAGAGCTGAGGTCATGCCTTCCCTAATGGAGGAACTTCGAGCGGTGGCAGAGCACTCTTAG